TCTTCTCCACTGGCTCATGAATGTGGCTGTTAAAAAACTATTCAACTGCCAAGACGTCTAGTTCCAGGACTTCTAAGTATGTGTTTAAAATTTCAGAGACGCTGGGTTTCGTCCTGCCGCCGTCTCCGTGGATGAACTCCTTGACGTAGAGGCCGCCTTGGCACCTGACGTATAGCTCAAACACGTGGGGGGACACGAGTCTCCACGCCAACTCGTAGACCATCCTAACCCTCTTCTTCCTTGGGCTCAACCTCTTTATTCTCCTGGGCGTGAGCTGGGTTACCGTCTTCCCAGACAGCTCACCAAGCTTGTTGAGCTCCTCGGCGGAGAGCTCCCTCTCTGAGAGTACAAGCGCCCGGTAAAGCTTTACGTCTGTCTTCGCCTTTTCCTTCAGCCGCCTAACCTCCTCCCTAGTGGTAAAGGTGCTGGGGATGAAGATGACGTCGTCGTCTTTAAGCGGAGGCACGGAGCCGCGGTACTTTACCGGTTGCTTTACCTCCACCACGAGTTGTCTGCCGGTGCCCAGCATTCTTGCGTCGCTGTCCTCCCTACCCGAGACGTGGACGACGTGCTCGCCTCCGCCAAATACGTCTTTTACATATGCAAGCTTCTCGGTAAGGGTTGTCTTTACATCTCCAAATTTCTTTGCCTGCGACACGCGGCGGCTAAGCTTTAGATAGACGCCCCCTATCAACACCGGGTTTCTCTCGACCGAGGCTTTGCCGGTGACGAGGTCGATTCTTACCACGACATTTGGCCTAAGTTTATCTACACGCTTACCGGTAAGATGTCTCAAAAGCTCTTTACCAATCCGCCTATTTATCTCGTGCTTAATTGACTCGCCGGTCGTGATTAGAAACTTCTTAACCACCTGAGACTCCCGGTCAAGCACCTCCCTCGGAATAGTTGTACCAACCGCGAAGCTGTTGAAATCAACTTCCGACAGTAGGGGGAGCGCCGCGTCTGCATATTTCTCCACCTCCGTGAGGAGGCCGCCGCATATGTAGCAACTCTCCTCCTCCACCTTAATCCCTACGCTTGCCAGAAACCTTCTTGTCGGCTTGTGTACCTTTGCCAGCGCCGTGAGGTCCCTTACGACGTCTTTTCCCTTTCTGTAATCGTTGACAAGCGTCATGTGGAGTATTGTCTTAATCGCGATCCCCCTCTCCGCGTTCTCCACGCCGTGGCCAAGCTGGGCGAAGAGCCGGCCTAGGCACGAGTCGCAGAGCGGGTACTCTCTAATAACCTCTAGAGCTTTGTCAAGTATCTCCACGGAGGCCAAACCTAGTGGCTATATAACTATTTGCATACCTCTTAGCAATCTGTCCGTCGTTAT
The sequence above is drawn from the Pyrobaculum ferrireducens genome and encodes:
- a CDS encoding tRNA pseudouridine(54/55) synthase Pus10, with translation MEILDKALEVIREYPLCDSCLGRLFAQLGHGVENAERGIAIKTILHMTLVNDYRKGKDVVRDLTALAKVHKPTRRFLASVGIKVEEESCYICGGLLTEVEKYADAALPLLSEVDFNSFAVGTTIPREVLDRESQVVKKFLITTGESIKHEINRRIGKELLRHLTGKRVDKLRPNVVVRIDLVTGKASVERNPVLIGGVYLKLSRRVSQAKKFGDVKTTLTEKLAYVKDVFGGGEHVVHVSGREDSDARMLGTGRQLVVEVKQPVKYRGSVPPLKDDDVIFIPSTFTTREEVRRLKEKAKTDVKLYRALVLSERELSAEELNKLGELSGKTVTQLTPRRIKRLSPRKKRVRMVYELAWRLVSPHVFELYVRCQGGLYVKEFIHGDGGRTKPSVSEILNTYLEVLELDVLAVE